Proteins encoded in a region of the Triticum dicoccoides isolate Atlit2015 ecotype Zavitan chromosome 3A, WEW_v2.0, whole genome shotgun sequence genome:
- the LOC119268850 gene encoding 50S ribosomal protein L13-like, with amino-acid sequence MATAISASALLSSAFAGDRRHRRAARPAPRRAVPAGLTVRCEQSDKQKRQPLSALVPREQRFMFEGDELCGPDIWNTTWYPKAADHVTTEKTWYVVDAEDKILGRLASAIAVHMRGKNEPTYTPSVDMGAFVIVVNAEKVAVSGKKRSQKLYKRHSGRPGGMKEETFDQLQKRIPERIIEHAVRGMLPKGRLGRRLFTHLKVYKGSEHPHVAQKPVPLPIRDKRIMKSG; translated from the exons ATGGCTACGGCCATCTCCGCCTCCGCGCTCCTCTCCTCCGCATTCGCCGGCGATAGGCGCCACCGCCGCGCGGCGAGGCCCGCGCCCCGCCGCGCCGTCCCGGCTGGCCTCACGGTGCGGTGCGAGCAGAGCGACAAGCAGAAGCGGCAGCCTCTTTCCGCACTCGTTCCCCGCGAGCAGCGCTTCATGTTCGAGGGCGACGAGCTCTGCGGACCC GACATATGGAACACAACATGGTACCCTAAGGCTGCAGATCACGTAACTACCGAGAAGACGTGGTATGTTGTTGATGCAGAGGACAAGATTCTTGGCAGGCTAGCATCTGCTATCGCAGTGCATATGAGAGGGAAAAATGAGCCTACATACACTCCAAGTGTGGACATGGGGGCTTTTGTTATTGTG GTTAATGCAGAGAAGGTTGCTGTTTCTGGTAAAAAGCGGTCACAGAAGCTCTATAAAAGGCACTCTGGACGGCCCGGTGGAATGAAAGAAGAAACTTTTGATCAGCTTCAGAAAAGGATTCCGGAGAGAATTATCGAACATGCTGTGCGTGGCATGCTTCCTAAGGGcagg CTGGGAAGAAGACTATTTACCCACCTCAAGGTGTACAAAGGATCAGAGCACCCGCATGTGGCTCAAAAACCTGTTCCACTGCCCATCAGAGACAAAAGAATAATGAAGTCTGGCTAG
- the LOC119268851 gene encoding uncharacterized protein LOC119268851 — protein MPSSTIRSISITVSDDDGAAAPRRTRAGRRKVARSLGQRAVRLVARWWPILLLLPAVALLLFEASRLRASPSPAPPVSSSLGRLDPTTRLVHGVREPCLKVLSPKSIENLVFHEGSGLDAVVKRIIYKTDDDDYDSHHSEANSTYLLQHAEATRFNLFTGFQTVPEREESFKVNETVSVHCGFYSDNGGFKISDDDVRYMRTCKVVVSTCAFGGGDDLYQPIGMVNSSIGKVCYVAFWDAVTLSTQEAEGKLTGDNEMIGRWRIIVVKNLPFVDQRLNGKIPKMLTHRLFPEASYSIWVDSKYQFRRDPIGVLEALLWRTNSTFAISEHGARTNIYDEGKAIVQKHKATPEEVEVQLTQYRQDGMPDEKRLHGLKALAEASIIVRELTPLTNHFMCAWFNEVVRFTSRDQLSFPYVLWRLNMPGINMFPVCTRRDLVNSLGHTRKVKPLTQTNSDSSTA, from the exons ATGCCGTCGTCGACGATCCGGAGCATCTCCATCACAGTATCTGACGACGACGGCGCCGCGGCGCCCCGGCGTACCCGCGCCGGTCGACGGAAGGTGGCGCGCAGCTTGGGGCAGCGCGCCGTGCGGCTCGTGGCCCGGTGGTGGCCTATCCTCCTGCTCCTCCCGGCCGTCGCGCTGCTACTCTTCGAGGCCTCCCGGCTCCGTGCCTCTCCGAGCCCCGCCCCGCCAGTATCGAGCAGCCTTGGCCGCCTAGACCCGACCACGCGCCTCGTCCATGGCGTGCGCGAGC CGTGCCTGAAGGTTCTTAGCCCGAAGAGTATAGAAAATTTGGTATTTCATGAAGGCTCGGGACTTGATGCTGTGGTCAAGAGGATTATATACAAAACTGACGATGACGACTATGACTCACACCACTCTGAGGCAAACTCTACCTATTTACTGCAGCACGCAGAAGCTACCAGATTCAATTTGTTTACAGGATTCCAAACAGTTCCTGAAAGAGAAGAGAGCTTCAAG GTGAATGAGACTGTTAGTGTGCACTGTGGTTTCTATAGTGACAATGGCGGTTTCAAAATTTCGGATGATGATGTCAGATACATGAGAACCTGTAAAGTTGTTGTGTCTACCTGCGCATTCGGTGGCGGGGATGATCTATATCAACCTATTGGAATGGTCAATTCTTCTATTGGAAAG GTCTGCTATGTGGCTTTCTGGGATGCGGTCACACTATCAACTCAAGAAGCTGAAGGAAAATTAACTGGCGACAATGAAATGATAGGAAGGTGGCGTATCATTGTTGTCAAGAATCTCCCCTTTGTGGATCAACGTTTAAATGGGAAAATACCGAAG ATGTTGACTCACCGACTTTTCCCAGAAGCAAGTTACTCTATATGGGTAGACTCTAAATACCAGTTCAGAAGAGATCCAATAGGAGTGCTTGAAGCACTTCTTTGGAGGACAAACTCTACCTTTGCTATTTCTGAACATGGAGCACGGACTAACATTTATGATGAGGGGAAAGCGATTGTTCAAAAGCACAAGGCTACTCCTGAAGAAGTAGAGGTTCAGCTAACTCAATATCGTCAAGACGGCATGCCAGATGAAAAAAGACTACATGGATTAAAAG cTTTGGCTGAAGCTTCTATCATTGTGAGGGAGCTGACCCCATTGACGAATCATTTCATGTGTGCTTGGTTCAATGAAGTTGTTCGTTTCACATCTCGGGATCAACTCAGTTTTCCGTATGTACTATGGCGTCtaaacatgccaggaatcaacaTGTTTCCTGTGTGCACTCGAAGGGACCTTGTGAACAGTTTGGGTCACACAAGGAAAGTAAAACCTCTTACACAGACGAATTCAGATTCTTCCACGGCATGA